AAAAAGTCGATTTACATCCATACGCCTTATTTTGTTCCGGAAATCGGGTTTGTGAATGCATTGCGTATTGCAGCGAAGTCTGGTGTGGATGTGCATCTTATCGTACCGAACAAACCAGACCAACCGTTTGTGCACTGGGCAACACTAACGACGGTTGCACAGCTCATGTACGATGGTGTAAATGTTTATACTTATGAAAAAGGATTCATCCATTCAAAAATGATGATTATCGATGGTGAAGTAGCATCAGTAGGATCTGCGAATATGGATCAGCGTAGTTTTCAATTGAATTTTGAGGTGAACGCCTTGATTTATAATAAAGCGATTGCACAAAAACTTATCCATGCCTTTGAACGTGATGTGGAAGATTCGAAAAAATTGACGCCAGAGCGCTACGAATCTCGCTCAAATTGGGTGAAGTTCAAACAATCTATCGCCAAACTTGTCTCACCAATTTTATAAAAGATATGGAAAAAGCACTGGCAGGGTTCAGTGCTTTTTTCATTTAGAAGGTGAGCATTGCGATAAGAATACTTTTGTATAATAGTAAAAATATAGACGTTTTTTATATTATTAATAAAAATTTTTAAATGTAGCTTTCGTCACACTCCAAAGTGGGAATACTGAAAAAGAAAAGGAGGCAGCTTATGCATATACTAGATATTAACAAAAATTATCGTATTCGATTTGAAGATGCAGTGTACATCGATAAAAACAACGAAACGATAGCTTATGAAACATTGCATAAAGTAGGGAATTCTAAAGATAAATGCTATGTGGTTTTAAACTATATTAAAATTTTATCTGGTAAGTCTGATGAATTTGAAACAGAATGTTTAAGTAAAGATTCTGGCATGGAGGATTTGGAAGGCTTTCATTCATATTATTTTCTAAAACCAATTGGCAAGGTTGACCATTATTTAGTGGTAACTGTGTGGAAAGATGCCCATTTTTTCGATAATTGGATTCAATCCAAAAAATATCTTAAAGCTTTTAATGAAATCGTTGAATGTGATATCGTTAACCGACAACTTACTTATCGCATTTCATTTTATGATCAACATTTTAAACGGTCTTAGTACGCCTTAAAGGTTTTTGACAACCTAAAATAATTCAAAATAATATATTATTATAGATGATAATCCTGCAAAATCAAATTAAGTATAATTGAAAAGTATTGAATGTATAAAGATGATGTATTACTATTCGATTCTTTAGCTTGTATATCAATAGCGTGCGATATGTGAGATTTGGAAAGGATTGGTATGGCTTACAGTCAACGAAGATTTATAGAAAACAATAACAAATGTATATGACAAAGAAAAGAGAAAGTTCGCATAACTATACGTCGAAATTCTCATAGAAACAATAGAAGAGATTGGTAGTTACAGAAGTGAAGTAATAAATAATATTTTGCAGGGGTTTTATAATAATGTCATCCATAGACGTGACGTGTTTTAGTGAACACGTCATTTTTGAGTCGTGAACTTGAAAGATAAATCTAATCTTGTCGTTCGATGTATAGGTGCATGGACGATTAATCAATGTTATCCATTGACGCGGATACTTTTTGTTGTATTGATAATCATTTCTATTTTTTGTAGGAAGAAGTATATGATGAATAACTACATACGTTATATCTTTCTGAATCATTACGTTTTAACATAATCAAACCACCACATGCGTATGTGGTGGTTTTTGATTATTTATACATTTCATTTATTTTCATGATCTTGTGTTAATGTTGGTAGATAAATTTTGAAATGTGCCCCTTTATCTGAAGGTACGAGTGTCAACTCGCCTTGATGGAATTCTACGGCATCACGAATGATTGATAGACCAAGTCCATGTTCACCTTTATCTTTTTTAGAGGTATATGATTTTTTAATTAAGTCATCAAGTTTGTAACTTGGTAACCCTTTACCATTATCTTTATAGTCTATAAATAAATCTTTGGCATCTAATTTAAATGAAATGGTGATGTCAGGATTGATAGCATTATGATCAAGACTATTGTTAATTAAATTGAATAACATGCGTTCAAAGTAGAGTTTATTTCCGTAAAACGTAGTTTCAGGTGGGAAATCAAAATCTATTTTAATTTTGTCAAAACCGATTGTAGATTTTACACGTTCAACTGTACTTTGTATTTCAAAACTTTCGCGATGATATTCCATTTGTTCGGTTTCGTATTTAAATTGTGCACTTAAATTATCAATGACTTCCCTAATATAGTCTGCTTTTTCAGATATCAATTTTAAATGTTGCTGATCCATTTCCGTTGCACCACGAACAAGCTTAGAAAAGCCGTAAATCGATGTAAGTGGTGATTTTAAATCGTGTGAAATTTGAGAAATCCATTTCGTTTTGTAATATTGAATTTGATCGTGATAAAAGCGATCTTTTACCAGCTGCTTATTTAACGTAAATATCGCATCGTCAAGTTCTTGGTAAGTTTTTCGTGTATGTTCACGATTTTTAATTCGCGCATCAGGTTGATGTAAGCGGCCGACACTTAAATTTTTAATCCATTTTGAATAGAAGAAGAGTGGCTGTGAAATTCGACGTGAAATCATCCACGAAATGATTAAAATCGATATAATGTTAGCAAGAATAATTGCAATCCAACTTAAATATATCGTATTTGTATATTGCTTAATCACAGTTGTATCTGTGCGATCAATACCGCTGTTTTCATAAAATGTTAAATTTCCATTCGAAATATTGAATTCATATGGATTTAATCCATTAGATCGAATACTTTCAAGTAACATATGGACATCAATATCTTTGCCATTTTTTATTACTGGGTTTTCACCTTTACGGTAAATATAAACAAAGTAATAATGTTCTGCACCATATTTATACCGAATTGAATGTGATTGGTATGCGTTTTTTATTAAACGTGATTTGATGTTTCCTTTGACATTATGCGGATACACAACGTCCCCGTTTAGTTTTGTCACAAAGACATCCGCTTTATTTTGTTCAGCGAGTTCTAAAATAGGCATGGGTACTTCAACACGTTTAGGTGAATAGGGCGGATAAAGCTCCAATTCAATATTGTCTAATTTATTAATATGTGACGGCTTTGTTGCTAAATATGTGAATAATATAAACCCAACAAGTGTCAGTAACGTTGTTATAAAAAAGTATAACGACATGTACTTCGCAAATTTAATAATAAAGCGCTTATTCATTCAATTGACCTCGGTAAATATAGCCCTTACCACGTGCAGTTTGAATGAGTTCAGGTGTATTAGGTGTTAATTCCACTTTTTTACGTAATGTACGAATATGTACCATTAATGTGTTGTCATCGACACCTGTTTCATAACCCCATACTTGTGCATATAATTGTTCTTTACTTAAAATGCGATTTGGATTACTGATGAAGTATTCTAATAAATCATATTCACGTGCTGTTAAATTCGCGGGCTCATCTTGAATCCAAACTTCAGCTGTACGGAAGTTCACTTTGAGATGTTTGAATTGATAGATGTAATCGCGTTTTGGTTTTAAATGGATTTTAACACGGTAAGCAAGTTCCATTGGATCGAATGGTTTTTTGATATAATCGACAGCACCTTCTTCAAAACCACGATATACATCATAGCTTGTATCTTTAGCTGTTACGATTAACACTTTTGTTTGTGTTTGATCGACTTCGTTTAATAATTCATAACCACTTTCAGAATGTAAGTTTAAATCTAATAAAATCACATCGTAAGTATGTGATTGCAAATATTTAAGCGCTTCATTAAACGTACTCGCACAATCAGCCTCACCAATGTGTTGAGAGGTGAGTGACAAATGGATCAATGCTTGTATATCTAGGTCGTCTTCAATTATTAAAATTTTGTTGCTCATGTTTGCACCTCTTTTTTTTCTCTTTATCACTCATTTAAGCACATTTCTTACTATTAAGGTAGCTATAAATCTATTAATAATCTAATCTTTTGAATGAAATGTCAAGAGGACGGGGGTTTTTATGTTTGTTTAAAAATATTTTTTGTGCTTTTGCTTTTATTTGTAAGGGATAAGGTGTATCATTTTATTATCCAAAAATAGTAATGGTGATTTTATGAAAATTAATCGAAAAATTGAAAATGCAGGCCCTTATTTAGGTGTTGTTTTGTTATTACATATCCTTGGTTTTAGTAGTTTAATTTTTAGTGGATGGCAACATCCAGTATTAATAGGCATGGGATTTATTGCCTATACTTTAGGTTTAAGACATGCGTTTGATGCTGACCACATTGCAGCGATAGATAATACGGTTCGGAAATTATTAGAGCAAAAAGAAAGTCCCACTGGTGTTGGATTTTACTTTTCACTAGGACATTCTTCGGTTGTATTTTTAATGGCAATCTTACTAGGTGTTGCTGTCAATTGGGCAAAAGCACATTTACCAACATTTCAAGACACTGGTGGTTTGATTGGGACGCTAGTGTCAGGGGTCTTTTTAATTATTATAGGTGTGATGAACTTAATCATATTAATTCAGCTCATTCAATTGTTTAAAAAAGTACGTCGTGAACATATTACGTCGTTTCAATTAAATGCGTTGTTAGATTCTAGAGGACTAATCATTCACCTCGTCAAACCTTTTTTTAAATTTATATCCAAAAGTTGGCACGTATATCCATTAGGGTTTTTATTTGGTTTAGGGTTTGACACAGCAAGTGAAGTATCCTTTTTAGCGTTGTCAGCAGGTGCAGCACAACAGACATTGCCATTAATCGGTATTATTGCTTTACCGGTTTTATTTGCAGCAGGAATGAGTTTATTAGATACGTTAGACGGAATCGTAATGACTGAAGCGTATCATTGGGCTTTCGAAACGCCAATGCGAAAAATTTATTACAATATTACGATTACTTCCATATCGGTAATTGCGGCTTTATTTATTGGCCTATTAGAAATCATACAGCTTATAGGAGAGCAACGCCATTGGTCTACAGGCTTTGGCGGTTGGATAACACAGCTGGATATCGGATGGTTAGGTTATGCCTTAGTCATTGTGTTTATTTTGGCATGGCTCCTTTCTGTGACAATTTGGAAAGTATTTAAAATGGAAAAATGGCCAATTAATTAAGTGTGTATAGTATATGGAACTTTATATTTTAACAGTTCAATAAGCGGATGCGATGTCACGTTACAGATGATATACTTTTAACGTCGCCTATCTCTCAGGCGTCAATTTGACGTAGAGAGGAGGTGCATTCTATGTTAGATATCCTTGTTCACATCACGACCACGATCATCAGTGGTTGTATTGTTGCGCTATTTGCGCATTGGCTACGCATGCGTGGCAATAAGCATAAATAGGCGATATTAGCCAACACCAAAAATCCCCTCACTACGGCCATAGTGAGGGGATTGGTGCTTCTATATTAGAATCCTTGTTAATAAGATTATAACACCAATACATAGAAAAATGCAAAAGGCGATGTCTTTACCTCTGAGTTTCCTAAGGTAATGAGGGGAATTGATCCTTAAGTCATTTTTATTTGATGTATATACGTATACGGTTTTGGGGTACCACCATTTTGTGTAATATTGTTGTTTAACAATTCAATGAGTGATTGTAAACGTTTATAAAATAAAGTTTCATTCATATGGCTCATGTTCATATTCAAAATATCGCGTGCTTCTTTAGGGCTTGTCTCTAATTGAGTAGCTAGCGCTTCTAAACTCAAAGTGGCGTCTTCAAAATGCGCATGCAACTCATGTCGTGTCGTTTGAAGCTGTAATTCAGTCAGTAACATGATGATACCTTCTTTCTAATGTGGATTGAATATGTCTATGTATGTATCATATGAATGTTGTACGATTGCGTCAATTAGGGAAAACACGTATTTTAGACTGACGGTATGTCTTGGGGTAGTGTTCGGTTAGACTGCCCTAACTAAAATTAAATGCGAAATGATAAAATTCGAACCACCTGTACCGAAAATTTTTGTATTTTTCTAACAATTAAGGGTATATTTGTATTTAATAGGGTGCGTCGAAAGGTGGTGAACCGATGCAACGAAAACAATTAGAACCGTTTAAAAATCGAAAGGTAATCGTAACAGGTGTGATAACTGCTGTCGACCGTAAGAATAAATTAGATTTGGCTGCGCCATGGAAACGGAATGTGAAAATTTTATTGAAAGATGTCTCTGTATCAGGCATACACGTAGATCATATCTGGTTGTATGAACGTGAACGGTACTTTGAACGATGTCAAAACATGATTGGCGACGAGGTAAAATTTAAAGCGAAAGTCGTACCATACGTGAAAGTACGAAACGGCATTTATATAGAAAATTATGGCTTAGAACGTCGGACGAGTATTGTACCACGTGCGGTGTATGAGCATCGGAATGAAGAATATGACGAACAATTTTATGAGCTGGATAAACCTTTTAAAGAAGTGATGGATTGAAAAAATTCGTAAGTATATTGGAATGTTAAAAGGTAACCTAAAGATTCATTTATGGTAAAATGGGTAAGTAAAATTTATAATGAACGATATTCTCATAGTAAACAGGTGAAAATCATGGAGCAATGGATTACTGATGTCATGAGCCATTATGGCTACTTTGGAATTTTTCTATTAATATTTATTGAATATATTTTGCACCCTTTCCCATCTGAGATTGTACTTACATTTGCCGGCTATATGACAACACGTACAGATATGAACTTCTGGGTAGTATGTTTCATTGCGATTGTTGCTGCTACAGCGGGTTCAGTGGTGTTATATTACATTGGTTTATTAATTGGTGAGGACCGTTTGTATCGTTGGATTGATAAATATGGTAAATATGTGCGTATTAAACGCAAGGATTTAGATAAAACATCTGCGTGGTTTGAAAAATACGGCCACTGGGCGATTTTATTCGCTCGTTTAGTTCCGATATTAAGAACGCTTATTTCTATTCCCGCAGGTTTAACGCGCATGAATCTACTTCATTTTATGTTATTTACCGCAATAGGTACGGCAATTTGGAATATATTCTTAATCACGTTAGGGATGACTTTAGGTGATCATATTCATCAAATTATTCAATATGTGGGTATATATTCTAAAATATTTATCGTCATATTAGCGTTAGCTGTTTTATATCTTGTCTATAGATGGTGGCGACGTGGTAAAAAAGTAAAATCTAATTAAAAAAATTGTTTCATGTGGAACAACAAAAAAAGACCTGAAACGTTATAGCATAACGTGGCAGGTCTTCTTTATATTTGTGGAATGTTTTCAATCGCTTGGATATGCCCATCTTTTACATACACTTTAATGGTATAGCCATTTTGTTTATTTTTATCGTAATACCAATAGGATCCATGATCCACGTCTGGGCGATGGTGCACGGCGATGAAAGCTTGATTTGATATGTTATGGGGTGTAATTAAAACATGATTCACACGTTGATTGTCATATGACACTGCGATATCACCATATTGGTGCAGGGTCATTCCGTCTAGCTTGAAGGTTTGGTCGGCTTTCCCAAATTGACTTTCTATTTGATCTTTTGTTTGATTATGATTAAACCCTTGATACCCTTCTATACGACTGACATTCATATAATTTGCGCTAAATTCCTGAGATAACACATTTATATGTTGTAATTTAGTTGAAGGTAATGATTTTTCAGTATTTTGAGTCGCTTTTTGAGATGTAAAATCTAAATTGATGTCTGCGTCCATAAAACGCATCGCAAGAAAACCCATACCGGCAATTGTCACAATAATGAGTATAGTAATTAAAAAAGCAAGAAACATAAATAATGGTTTTATAGGTTTTTGGGGAGGTGTGGGCGGTTCGAAACGAGAATGACCACAATGTGGGCATATACGAGAATAGCGTTCGATGGGGGCACCACAATGCTTACACTTATGCATGAAATCACTTCTTTCTCTCTTTACCGTTATTATAATGAAATCAATTTCTAAATACTAGAAAAGTTCACGTATTGAGCTTCTCATTGTATGTATTATTATTTTTAAAAAGTAATGATTATGATTCTCTTTACTTAAATTTATAGTGTATTAAACGCGCGCTTTAAAGAATACCTATACAATACGTTTGAAAGTAATAATATATAGAGGGGTAAGATACATATGAAAATGTTTAGTAAATTAACAAAAATATCGCTTGCAAGTTCATTAATTGCATCAGCAGTACTAGGCACCTCACAAATAACATATGCCAAGGCAAAAGATAATCATCGTAAAAGTCAAGAACAGGTGGCGATGTATGGGAATACGAAAAATCCTAAAAATGTTATTTTTATGGTTGGAGATGGCATGGGACCATCATACAATACGGCGTATCGCTATTTTAAAGATAACCCTAATACAAAAGCGCTGGAAAAAACAGCATTCGATCAATATTTAGTTGGCACACAACGTACGAATCCAGATGACCCAAAAGAAAATATTACAGATTCAGCGGCTGCAGCAACGGCGTTTAGTTCGGGTCATAAAACATATAATGGTGCGATTGGTGTCACACCGGATAAAAAATCAGTAGAAACTGTACTTGAACGTGCAAAATCTCAAGGAAAATCAACCGGCTTAGTTTCGACAGCAGAAATCACGGATGCAACACCAGCGGCATATGCTGCACACATTGACAGTCGAGATAAAAAGAATGATATTGCCAAACAATTTTACAACGATCGTATCAATGGTCAACATAAAGTAGATGTATTACTTGGTGGCGGTGCTAAGTATTTTGGTAAGGAAAATGGGGATATAGATAAAAAGTTTAAAAAAGATGGCTATGATGTTGTTAAAAACAAACAACAATTAGCTCAATCAAAAAAAGACCAAGTTCTTGGACTTTTTGCTGATAAAAACATGCCTTTACAAATCGATGCACCTAAACAAAACCCATTACTTTCAGAAATGCAAGAAACAGCATTAAACAAATTATCTAAAAACAAAAAAGGTTTTTTCTTAATGGTAGAGGGCGCTTCGATTGATAAACAAGGTCATGCGAATGACATTACAGGTGTGATGTCTGAAATGTCAGGCTTTGAAACAGCTTTTGAAAATGCAATGAAATATGCAAAGCAACACAAAGATACGCTAGTGGTCGCAACAGCTGACCATTCGACAGGTGGATTAACGATTGGCAAAGGCAAAGATTACAAATGGGACGCTAAAGCTGTTCAAAGTATGAAACACTCTGGTAAATGGATGGCAGAAGAAATCGCAAGTGGTAAAGATGTCGCAAAAACAATCCAAACCGGCTATGGTTTTGAAGTGCCAAAAGCACAAATGAATGCGATTCAAAAAGAGGCATATACTATAAAAGGGTTAGATGAGAAAAAAGATAAAGTCAAATATGAAGCGCAACTTCAAAAACTTCAAGATGCGGTTCAAAAGCCAATCAATGATCAATCACATACAGGCTGGACAACTTATGGACATACTGGCGAAGATGTAAACACATATGCATATGGTCCAGGGTCAGAGCTATGGCATGGCAACATCGATAATACTGAAAATGCAGCACATATCTTTGATTTCTTTGGCAACAATGTTAAGAACTAATTGTTTTTGAATAAAAGTAAATACATCTCATCATCTGTATAGTTGAGACGTTTAGATTATGCATTTCATGTATGATTTAAACGTCTTTTTTATTTGGTGTGTGCCTAAAAGTCGGTGTTTTTGCGTAATAATAAATAAAATAAATATAAAACAATTATTAAGATAAAGTGGTTTGGCATTTACTTTATTTTAATGAAAACCTAACTATAACTTTAAAATCGCACTCTACAATGGCTATGAATTAAATTTTGATGTAGAGGAGTTAAATACATAATGAAATATAGAAAACAGATATCAAAAGTGACATTAGTGAGTACCCTTGTGGCATCATATTTATTAGCGACAACACCAATGGTGAGTGCAAATGAAAATAATACAACCCATAAACAACAATCAAAAAAAGAAAAAGCATCTGTATATGGCAATACTAAAAATCCTAAAAATATCATCTTTATGGTTGGTGATGGTCTAGGGCCAAGTTATAATTCAGCGTATCGTCATTTTGCAGACAATCCTAATACGAAAGAAGTGGAAAGAACAACATTTGATGATTATCTAGTAGGTGCCCATCAAACACACCCTGATGATCCAAAAGAAAATATAACTGATTCTGCTGCAGGTGGTACAGCATTTAGTACAGGAGTCAAAACGTATAATGGCGCCATAGGTGTAGATACACAAAAAAATGATTTAGAAACAGTCCTCGAACGTGCTAAAACGAAAGGGAAATCTACAGGTCTTGTATCAACAGCAGAAATTACTGATGCGACGCCAGCAGCATTTGCTGCGAATGTAGATAATCGTGATAAAAAGAATGAAATCGCTCAGCAATTTTATGATCAACGGATCAATGGTCACCATAAAGTTGACGTATTGTTAGGTGGCGGATCTAAATATTTTGGGAAAGACAACGGTAATTTAGATCAAAAATTTAAAAAAGATGGATATGATGTTGTCACAGATAAACAGCAATTAGCGACTTCTAAAAAAGACAAGGTTCTTGGTTTATTTGCAGAAAAGAATATGCCGTTACAAATTGATGCGCCAGAGAAAAATCCATTACTTGTCGATATGCAAAAAGCGGCATTAAATAAACTGTCTAAAAATGACAAAGGTTTCTTCCTTATGGTAGAAGGGGCATCTATTGACAAACAGGGTCATGCAAACGACGTGACAGGTGTGATGTCAGAAATGCAGAGCTATGAAAAAGCATTTAAACATGCCATTCAATATGCGAATGAACATCCAGACACATTAGTGGTATCAACAGCAGATCATTCTACGGGTGGCTTATCAATGGGAAAAGATGGAGAATATAACTGGAAGCCAGAACCCATTCGTCAAATGAAACATTCAGGACGTTGGATGGTAGAACAAATTGAAGCAGGTAAAAGTGTAGAAGAAGCCATTAATACAGGATATGGCTTTGAAGTGAGCAAAGAAGACATGAAGAAAATGAAAAAAGAATCTAAAAAGTTAAGTAAAATCAATAAAGACAAAGATAAAGAAAAATATGAAACACAACTCCAAGCACTTCATGAAGCGCTCCAAAAACCAATTGACGACAAATCATTAACAGGTTGGACGACCACAGGCCATACAGGTGAAGATGTTGATATTTATGCGCACGGACCAGGCGCTGAACATTTCCGAGGAAATATCGATAATACAGATAACGCCAAGAAAATGTTCGAAATGATTGGAAATTAATAAAGCAGATTAAACAATGCCCCGCTTTATGGGGGCATTGTTTTTATAAACTTTGATAAAATAAATATATAAAACAAACTTAAGTAGGGGATAATATGGTTTTTGTTCGATTAATTGAAAGAAGGGATTTTAAAGATTTAAATGTCATTCAAAAGTTATATAAAGATTTAGGCTATGAAATGTCAATTACGGATATAAAAGAGCAATTAACAAAAATTTATCAACATCAAGATTATTATATGTTGCTATTAATAAAGGATGAAAAAATAATTGGATTTAGTGGCATGTGTAAAATGATGTTTTATGAAAAAAGAGGTTATTACATGCGCATATTGGCATTTGTAGTAGACCATAATTATAGACAATTAGGTTACGGAACGTATTTGATTAATAAATCTGAAAGTCTGGCTAAGAGTTTAGATTGTAATGTAATTGCACTGAATAGTGGCATTAAATTAGAGAGAAATAATGCGTATCACTTCTATCACCGAAATAATTATATTAAAAAATCTTATGGTTATTTTAAAACGTTAAAATAATAGATTTACCTCCATACAATATTATTGATATGGAGGTCTTAAAGTTTACTCCGCTTCTTTAATATCTTCTAATATGTTTTCAAAGTCTATATCTTTCTCTAAAAAAGAAGATGCTGTAGGAAGGATTTGGTGAAATTGTGTACAATTTTGGATTTCAACTCGTACATTTATCGTTTCAAAGTCTAGAACATGAACTAAAAATGTCTGATCTTGTGATAAAAAATGCGCGTGAAAACCACCTGAACCTACACCATGGTAATAGTCTGGTGTATAAAATGCGATAATCGTACCTACTACTTGATTGCATTGGTATTCAGGTTGTTGGCGTGCGGATTCAACTAACTTTCTATACGGTGGATCTTGCTTTGGCATGACACGCCCATGCATGTGTTTAAAACGACCACT
The sequence above is a segment of the Staphylococcus hyicus genome. Coding sequences within it:
- a CDS encoding antibiotic biosynthesis monooxygenase family protein, coding for MHILDINKNYRIRFEDAVYIDKNNETIAYETLHKVGNSKDKCYVVLNYIKILSGKSDEFETECLSKDSGMEDLEGFHSYYFLKPIGKVDHYLVVTVWKDAHFFDNWIQSKKYLKAFNEIVECDIVNRQLTYRISFYDQHFKRS
- a CDS encoding sensor histidine kinase encodes the protein MSLYFFITTLLTLVGFILFTYLATKPSHINKLDNIELELYPPYSPKRVEVPMPILELAEQNKADVFVTKLNGDVVYPHNVKGNIKSRLIKNAYQSHSIRYKYGAEHYYFVYIYRKGENPVIKNGKDIDVHMLLESIRSNGLNPYEFNISNGNLTFYENSGIDRTDTTVIKQYTNTIYLSWIAIILANIISILIISWMISRRISQPLFFYSKWIKNLSVGRLHQPDARIKNREHTRKTYQELDDAIFTLNKQLVKDRFYHDQIQYYKTKWISQISHDLKSPLTSIYGFSKLVRGATEMDQQHLKLISEKADYIREVIDNLSAQFKYETEQMEYHRESFEIQSTVERVKSTIGFDKIKIDFDFPPETTFYGNKLYFERMLFNLINNSLDHNAINPDITISFKLDAKDLFIDYKDNGKGLPSYKLDDLIKKSYTSKKDKGEHGLGLSIIRDAVEFHQGELTLVPSDKGAHFKIYLPTLTQDHENK
- a CDS encoding response regulator transcription factor, coding for MSNKILIIEDDLDIQALIHLSLTSQHIGEADCASTFNEALKYLQSHTYDVILLDLNLHSESGYELLNEVDQTQTKVLIVTAKDTSYDVYRGFEEGAVDYIKKPFDPMELAYRVKIHLKPKRDYIYQFKHLKVNFRTAEVWIQDEPANLTAREYDLLEYFISNPNRILSKEQLYAQVWGYETGVDDNTLMVHIRTLRKKVELTPNTPELIQTARGKGYIYRGQLNE
- a CDS encoding HoxN/HupN/NixA family nickel/cobalt transporter, translating into MKINRKIENAGPYLGVVLLLHILGFSSLIFSGWQHPVLIGMGFIAYTLGLRHAFDADHIAAIDNTVRKLLEQKESPTGVGFYFSLGHSSVVFLMAILLGVAVNWAKAHLPTFQDTGGLIGTLVSGVFLIIIGVMNLIILIQLIQLFKKVRREHITSFQLNALLDSRGLIIHLVKPFFKFISKSWHVYPLGFLFGLGFDTASEVSFLALSAGAAQQTLPLIGIIALPVLFAAGMSLLDTLDGIVMTEAYHWAFETPMRKIYYNITITSISVIAALFIGLLEIIQLIGEQRHWSTGFGGWITQLDIGWLGYALVIVFILAWLLSVTIWKVFKMEKWPIN
- a CDS encoding type I toxin-antitoxin system Fst family toxin; its protein translation is MLDILVHITTTIISGCIVALFAHWLRMRGNKHK
- a CDS encoding DUF2316 family protein gives rise to the protein MLLTELQLQTTRHELHAHFEDATLSLEALATQLETSPKEARDILNMNMSHMNETLFYKRLQSLIELLNNNITQNGGTPKPYTYIHQIKMT
- a CDS encoding DedA family protein, giving the protein MEQWITDVMSHYGYFGIFLLIFIEYILHPFPSEIVLTFAGYMTTRTDMNFWVVCFIAIVAATAGSVVLYYIGLLIGEDRLYRWIDKYGKYVRIKRKDLDKTSAWFEKYGHWAILFARLVPILRTLISIPAGLTRMNLLHFMLFTAIGTAIWNIFLITLGMTLGDHIHQIIQYVGIYSKIFIVILALAVLYLVYRWWRRGKKVKSN
- a CDS encoding zinc ribbon domain-containing protein; this encodes MHKCKHCGAPIERYSRICPHCGHSRFEPPTPPQKPIKPLFMFLAFLITILIIVTIAGMGFLAMRFMDADINLDFTSQKATQNTEKSLPSTKLQHINVLSQEFSANYMNVSRIEGYQGFNHNQTKDQIESQFGKADQTFKLDGMTLHQYGDIAVSYDNQRVNHVLITPHNISNQAFIAVHHRPDVDHGSYWYYDKNKQNGYTIKVYVKDGHIQAIENIPQI
- a CDS encoding alkaline phosphatase gives rise to the protein MKMFSKLTKISLASSLIASAVLGTSQITYAKAKDNHRKSQEQVAMYGNTKNPKNVIFMVGDGMGPSYNTAYRYFKDNPNTKALEKTAFDQYLVGTQRTNPDDPKENITDSAAAATAFSSGHKTYNGAIGVTPDKKSVETVLERAKSQGKSTGLVSTAEITDATPAAYAAHIDSRDKKNDIAKQFYNDRINGQHKVDVLLGGGAKYFGKENGDIDKKFKKDGYDVVKNKQQLAQSKKDQVLGLFADKNMPLQIDAPKQNPLLSEMQETALNKLSKNKKGFFLMVEGASIDKQGHANDITGVMSEMSGFETAFENAMKYAKQHKDTLVVATADHSTGGLTIGKGKDYKWDAKAVQSMKHSGKWMAEEIASGKDVAKTIQTGYGFEVPKAQMNAIQKEAYTIKGLDEKKDKVKYEAQLQKLQDAVQKPINDQSHTGWTTYGHTGEDVNTYAYGPGSELWHGNIDNTENAAHIFDFFGNNVKN
- a CDS encoding alkaline phosphatase, which produces MKYRKQISKVTLVSTLVASYLLATTPMVSANENNTTHKQQSKKEKASVYGNTKNPKNIIFMVGDGLGPSYNSAYRHFADNPNTKEVERTTFDDYLVGAHQTHPDDPKENITDSAAGGTAFSTGVKTYNGAIGVDTQKNDLETVLERAKTKGKSTGLVSTAEITDATPAAFAANVDNRDKKNEIAQQFYDQRINGHHKVDVLLGGGSKYFGKDNGNLDQKFKKDGYDVVTDKQQLATSKKDKVLGLFAEKNMPLQIDAPEKNPLLVDMQKAALNKLSKNDKGFFLMVEGASIDKQGHANDVTGVMSEMQSYEKAFKHAIQYANEHPDTLVVSTADHSTGGLSMGKDGEYNWKPEPIRQMKHSGRWMVEQIEAGKSVEEAINTGYGFEVSKEDMKKMKKESKKLSKINKDKDKEKYETQLQALHEALQKPIDDKSLTGWTTTGHTGEDVDIYAHGPGAEHFRGNIDNTDNAKKMFEMIGN
- a CDS encoding GNAT family N-acetyltransferase; the protein is MVFVRLIERRDFKDLNVIQKLYKDLGYEMSITDIKEQLTKIYQHQDYYMLLLIKDEKIIGFSGMCKMMFYEKRGYYMRILAFVVDHNYRQLGYGTYLINKSESLAKSLDCNVIALNSGIKLERNNAYHFYHRNNYIKKSYGYFKTLK
- the budA gene encoding acetolactate decarboxylase; the protein is MLSHTIYQHGTLGVIMTGSLEGTTSIGEMLRYGNYGIGTLEGGDGEVMIQDGIAYHISATDEKVRILADDARLPYANVVQFYADTSFECQYDNEKTLYEKIRQMMRSENLFSVVKISGRFKHMHGRVMPKQDPPYRKLVESARQQPEYQCNQVVGTIIAFYTPDYYHGVGSGGFHAHFLSQDQTFLVHVLDFETINVRVEIQNCTQFHQILPTASSFLEKDIDFENILEDIKEAE